The DNA segment ATATTAAAGAAAGTTTTGTACAAAATCGCAGGGTTTTGGCGGTTTTGGCCATGTATCGCCGTAAAGTGAAAGGAACCATTTTGGGCAGTTCCAAAACAGGAAGTATCGCTTATATCGAACCCGAATTGACCTTGAAATATTCCCGAGAATTAAGCAATTTGGAATACGAGGAGAAGGAAGAAATCACCCGAATCCTGAAACAATTGTCCAACCAGATTCGTCCATTTTTGCCTTTGCTTATTCAATACCAGGATTTCTTGAGCGACATTGACGTGGTGGCTGCCAAGGCAAAATATGCCAACAAAATCAACGGAATTTTGCCGACGATTACCGAAGAAAGAAGATTGTTTTTCAGGGACGCCTTCCATCCTATTTTGTATTTGAACAACAAGCAGAAAAACGAAATCACGCATCCGCAAACTTTTGAATTAAACCAAGAAAAACGAATCATCGTGATTTCTGGCCCTAATGCCGGAGGAAAAACCATATCGCTAAAAACCGTTGGACTGCTCCAATTAATGCTGCAATCCGGAATGCTAATTCCTGTTCACGAACGCAGTGAAACCTTTTTGTTCGACAGAATCCTGACAGATATTGGCGACAACCAATCCATTGAAAACCATTTGAGTACCTACAGTTACCGCTTGAAGAACATGAACTACTTCTTGAAGAAATGCAACAAGAAAACTATGTTCCTGATAGATGAATTTGGTACCGGTTCCGACCCGGAATTGGGAGGTGCCTTGGCAGAGATTTTCCTGGAAGAATTCTACCATCGCGAAGCTTTTGGAATCATAACCACCCATTATTCGAACCTTAAAATTCTGGCCAACGAGTTGCCTTTTGCCATAAACGCCAATATGTTGTTCGACGAAAAGACTTTGGAACCCATGTACAAATTGGTTTTGGGTCAAGCCGGAAGTTCCTTCACGTTTGAAGTAGCCTTAAAAAACGGAATCCCTTATGGTTTAATTAATCGTGCCAAGAAAAAAATTGAAGTTGGAAAAGTGCGTTTTGACAAAACTATTGCGACTCTTCAAAAAGAGCGTTCGAAACTGGAAAAAACTTCCATCAATTTGAAAGAAGAAGAAACCAGAGCGCGGGAAGAAAGCAAAAAAATGGAAACTATCAATGTCAAAATCAAGCAAAAACTGGAAAGCTACCAGGAATTGTACGACAGCAACCAAAAAACAATCTACATTGGACAAAAAATAGAAGACATTGCCGAGAAATATTTCAACAACAAGAACAAGAAAGACCTGATTGGCGAATTCTTGAAATTGGTTGAAATCGAAAACTCCAAACGCAAGAAAGCCACGCCTAAAGAGGCTAAAGCCATTATCGAAAAGAAAAAAGAAGTCATCAAGGAAATCGAGGTCAAAGTAGAGGAAATCAGGATTGAAAAGAAAGAAAAGAAACTGAAACCCGTCATCGAAAAACCAAAACCTATTTTAAAAGTGGGTGACCGAGTGCGAATGCAAGACGGAAAAGCTGTGGGAAGTATTGATTCTATCGAAAAAAACAAGGCCACGGTCAATTACGGAATGTTTACCTCGAAAGTGAGTTTGGATGAACTGGAATTGGTGGAAGCGGTCAAAAAGTAATCAGCATTCAGTCGCAGTTGTCAGTTCGACCGGAGTCGAGAACTTTTGCAACACCTTGACTGCGTTCTAAATGACATAAAAATCAATTAACCTTAACTTTGTCAAAGTTCAAAACTTTGACAAAGATTCACTACAAAACCTAATTATGCTCAACCTCCCTCCCAACAAAAAAATAATCCTCTTTGACGGCGTTTGCAATTTATGCGACTCAGCGGTGCAATTCGTGATTCAACACGACAAGAAAGACGTGTTTCGATTCGTGGCCTTGCAATCGGACTTGGGACAAGAAATTTTGAATCATATTGGAATAAATCCAAAGAATATCGACAGCATCATTTTGTACGAACCTGGAATTGCCTATTATTACAAATCGGAAGCGGCATTGCAAATTGCCAAAAATTTGGGCGGATTCTGGCATTTCGGAACTGTTTTCAGGATTATTCCAACCAGTATCAGCAACCAAGTTTACGATTACGTTGCCAAGAATAGGTACAAGTGGTATGGCAAAAAAGAAAGCTGCCTGATACCAACTCCCGAACTAAAATCAAAATTTTTGTAAAAAAATGCACCAATATGATATTTATCATATCCCAAACTCTATAGTAGTAGTACATTTGACTAATCTTAATAATCACAGGATATTTGTCAACTATAATACTGTTAAAGCGTTTCATTTTTAGTAATAGTTGTTTTTGGTTTAGTAATAATTGGTTTAATTGAAGTCGTTG comes from the Flavobacterium limnophilum genome and includes:
- a CDS encoding endonuclease MutS2, giving the protein MISITEKTLQDLQFPTVLETISDICNTDIGKQKALEITPFRDKETLMNALMQTSEYVSSFQNNNAIPNHGFDAITYEIKFLAIEDSFLEVGGFRKIATISDTTNFLLNFLKKFDDYYPYLNRKASEIQITKEISSLIDVVVDKYGEIRDNASPQLSEIRKSMNLVRGKVNQSFGVALTQYNSLGYLDDIKESFVQNRRVLAVLAMYRRKVKGTILGSSKTGSIAYIEPELTLKYSRELSNLEYEEKEEITRILKQLSNQIRPFLPLLIQYQDFLSDIDVVAAKAKYANKINGILPTITEERRLFFRDAFHPILYLNNKQKNEITHPQTFELNQEKRIIVISGPNAGGKTISLKTVGLLQLMLQSGMLIPVHERSETFLFDRILTDIGDNQSIENHLSTYSYRLKNMNYFLKKCNKKTMFLIDEFGTGSDPELGGALAEIFLEEFYHREAFGIITTHYSNLKILANELPFAINANMLFDEKTLEPMYKLVLGQAGSSFTFEVALKNGIPYGLINRAKKKIEVGKVRFDKTIATLQKERSKLEKTSINLKEEETRAREESKKMETINVKIKQKLESYQELYDSNQKTIYIGQKIEDIAEKYFNNKNKKDLIGEFLKLVEIENSKRKKATPKEAKAIIEKKKEVIKEIEVKVEEIRIEKKEKKLKPVIEKPKPILKVGDRVRMQDGKAVGSIDSIEKNKATVNYGMFTSKVSLDELELVEAVKK
- a CDS encoding thiol-disulfide oxidoreductase DCC family protein, with protein sequence MLNLPPNKKIILFDGVCNLCDSAVQFVIQHDKKDVFRFVALQSDLGQEILNHIGINPKNIDSIILYEPGIAYYYKSEAALQIAKNLGGFWHFGTVFRIIPTSISNQVYDYVAKNRYKWYGKKESCLIPTPELKSKFL